ATGCGCATGCTTTTTCCTCGTTTCCTACCGCCCTGCCGCCGCCCATTGCCGGCAAGGCGTAATTTCCCCGTTCCCGCGTGCCTCGCATGTGCAGCAGGTCTCGAACTTCATGTCAGCGTTTTCGCGATGTCCCCTCGCTAATGACGCTATATCTTGTGCCGATATTTGCTGCAAACACTAAAGATAGTATTAACAGCCTTTTTACGCCAATCACATTTTTCCAGCAGAAACGCTGCAAACCGCGCGGAATTCCCCTTCATCCCGTACAAGAAAAACCACCTGCAAGGGACTTCATGTCCTGACGCTTTACAACTGAGTGGGATCTGACAGAAACGCACAGACCGCGCTGCTGGAACAACGTTCGCACAGTAGAACGCGACTCGTTTTCGACCGTCAAGGGATTGTTTGCGTCAGATTTGTGAACACCAGATGTTGTGGGTCGCAAATGTGGAAACTGGGGAAAGCGCAATGCCTTGAAAAGCCCGCACTTAGCTGTGCGTCAAGCAAAAATGCCCGTCGATGTGTTGGTCGAAAAAAATTCGTGACGCATCCGTTGCGTCCGCGCACTTGACAGGCAATTCGTGATTCGCGGCGAATCGGCCGGTTGCCGATTCGACTTATTGGGGCGAAGACGGGGCGGGCTCTTCACTCTTTGCGCGCAAATGAAACGAGTTTTTCGGCAAGCAGCGGTCCGGCATCCTCCTGCAGGAAGTGGCCGGCGTTCTCGGTGATGAAATGATTCTCACCGGCAGCACCGGGAATCAGCTTCTTGAATACCTTCTCGCCGCCGCGCATGATCATGTCCTTGTCGGAAAAACAGGTCAGGAACGGTTTTTCGAATCGCCGCAGGCTTTCCCAGGCGGCGCGCTGGGCGGCCGTTGCCGGATCGTCGGGGCTCGCCGGCACCAGCATCGGAAAGGCGCGGGCGCCGGCCTTGTATTCTTCTGAGGGGTAGGGCGCGTCATAAGCGGCCGCCACGGCCTCATCCATGCCACGCGCCGTTCCGCGCGAGACGATGCCGCCGATGTTGAAAGTCGGCGTCGTCTGACTGTATTCGCGCCATTGCTTGAAGGCCTCGCCGAGATCCTGATCGCCGGTCGGAAGGCCGGTATTGCCGATCATGACGCGGGCGAAGAGATCCGGCGCCTCGGCGACGAGGCGCAGGCCGATAAGCCCGCCCCAGTCCTGACCGAAATAGGTGATGGCCTTCAGCCCCAGCCTGTCGATAAAGGCCTTCATCCAGTTCACATGGGCAAGATAGGAATAGGCCCCGCGCTCGGCGATCTTGTCGGACTTGCCGAAGCCGATGAAATCCGGCGCGACGACACGCATGCCGGCCGCGGTGATCGGCGGGATCATTTTGCGGTAGAGAAAAGACCAGGTCGGCTCGCCATGCAGCAGAAGGACCACAGGCC
This portion of the Hoeflea prorocentri genome encodes:
- a CDS encoding haloalkane dehalogenase; the protein is MAHEKVLRTPEERFADLPDYPFQPHYETVDGGEYGPLRMHYVDEGPKDGPVVLLLHGEPTWSFLYRKMIPPITAAGMRVVAPDFIGFGKSDKIAERGAYSYLAHVNWMKAFIDRLGLKAITYFGQDWGGLIGLRLVAEAPDLFARVMIGNTGLPTGDQDLGEAFKQWREYSQTTPTFNIGGIVSRGTARGMDEAVAAAYDAPYPSEEYKAGARAFPMLVPASPDDPATAAQRAAWESLRRFEKPFLTCFSDKDMIMRGGEKVFKKLIPGAAGENHFITENAGHFLQEDAGPLLAEKLVSFARKE